The Verrucomicrobiota bacterium genome includes a window with the following:
- a CDS encoding DUF4160 domain-containing protein, translated as MPPVLLIGPYRFFFYAGDREEPPHIHVERDQQIAKFWLAPVRLQRSGGFSSAELNRIQRLIAQNQELMMRSWHEYFDR; from the coding sequence ATGCCGCCCGTGTTGCTAATCGGGCCGTACCGGTTCTTTTTCTACGCCGGAGATCGGGAGGAACCGCCCCATATTCACGTGGAGCGGGACCAGCAAATTGCCAAATTTTGGCTCGCCCCAGTCCGGCTTCAACGCAGTGGCGGTTTCAGTAGCGCTGAATTGAATCGTATTCAACGGCTGATCGCGCAAAACCAGGAATTGATGATGAGAAGTTGGCATGAGTACTTTGATCGCTGA
- a CDS encoding DMT family transporter: MKPVYLILLVGMNCLWAATLTMFKALSPWLDAGGIVLFRYGLAAVACALLWPWLPGKAPRGLDLLKAGGIGVLVFSLGPRLQTMGVQMGQASDAAVLMALEPLLCALAAALLLREHIAPRRWFGFLCGMVGVLLISKVWESGFQWHQLTANGLVLTSFLAEAAYSVIGKPILERASPYKLLATALFAGTLLNLARDGMSVIPLAVQLPLSAWAMLLYLSLVCTVFGYALWFVVIRETPVNITALTIFAQPVAGVIIAMLWLGETLHWGQLWGSVAIVAGLVGGLWKNGGRAGG; this comes from the coding sequence TTGAAACCGGTTTATCTTATTCTGCTGGTCGGCATGAACTGCCTGTGGGCAGCCACGTTGACCATGTTCAAAGCCCTCTCGCCATGGCTTGATGCGGGAGGCATCGTGCTGTTTCGTTACGGGCTCGCTGCGGTTGCCTGCGCGTTGCTGTGGCCGTGGCTCCCTGGCAAAGCCCCGCGCGGACTCGATCTCCTGAAGGCGGGCGGCATTGGGGTGCTGGTTTTCAGCCTCGGGCCGCGCCTGCAAACCATGGGCGTACAAATGGGGCAGGCGAGCGATGCGGCGGTGCTCATGGCGCTGGAACCGTTGTTGTGCGCGCTGGCGGCGGCGCTGCTGTTGCGGGAGCACATTGCCCCGCGCCGCTGGTTCGGGTTCCTCTGCGGCATGGTGGGCGTCCTGCTCATTTCCAAAGTCTGGGAATCCGGTTTTCAATGGCACCAACTGACCGCCAATGGGCTGGTGCTGACCTCGTTTCTGGCGGAGGCGGCATACTCGGTCATCGGCAAGCCGATCCTGGAGCGGGCGAGTCCCTATAAATTATTGGCCACCGCCTTGTTTGCGGGCACGCTGCTGAATCTGGCCCGGGACGGGATGTCGGTCATTCCGCTGGCAGTTCAACTGCCGCTTTCAGCGTGGGCGATGCTCCTCTATCTGTCCCTGGTCTGCACGGTGTTTGGATACGCGCTGTGGTTTGTCGTGATTCGTGAAACCCCGGTTAATATCACGGCACTGACGATCTTCGCGCAACCGGTTGCCGGAGTGATCATCGCCATGCTGTGGCTGGGAGAAACGCTGCACTGGGGGCAACTGTGGGGCAGCGTCGCCATTGTCGCCGGTCTGGTCGGTGGCCTGTGGAAAAATGGGGGGCGGGCTGGCGGATGA
- a CDS encoding DUF2442 domain-containing protein, translating to MSTLIAELRPVTAEKVRITNESLTVELTDGRILSVPLAWFPRLQHARAKERANWRWISKGEGIHWPDLDEDISMENLVLGQASGESQASFKRWLQQRK from the coding sequence ATGAGTACTTTGATCGCTGAACTACGCCCGGTAACCGCCGAAAAGGTGCGGATAACCAATGAATCGCTCACAGTAGAGTTGACGGATGGGAGAATCCTCTCCGTGCCGCTGGCGTGGTTTCCGCGCTTGCAGCACGCCCGTGCCAAAGAACGAGCGAATTGGCGTTGGATTAGCAAAGGGGAAGGCATTCACTGGCCAGACTTGGACGAGGATATCAGCATGGAGAACCTGGTTTTGGGTCAAGCCTCCGGAGAAAGCCAAGCCTCGTTCAAACGGTGGCTGCAACAACGAAAGTGA
- a CDS encoding right-handed parallel beta-helix repeat-containing protein: protein MAISSAVMAADFYVAPGGQGAGDGSRGRPFATLEQSRDAIRALKSAGALPVGGVTVWLQPGIHVRSQAFELNAGDSGTATAPIVYRAAVGSEVRLHAGRQVKPTDFTAVVNPALVKRLDPAARGKLVQLNLAALGVAHCGPYPKVFNNGGGIIELYFNDQNMPLSRWPNQDSTTMEKVLDKGDWSNGPTRHGGVFIAREDRLARWPVDKGVWLEGYWRVPWEPQTVLVKSINAANREITFAEPVNAGIGSKYAKAGEKGDGKEPWCAVNLLEEIDQPGEWCIDFNSKTLFFWPPGDLSRANIYVSDLDQPLIILKEVSHVTLRGFVVEGGMNNGVEISGGASNLVAGCTFRNLAGSGVTVRGGLGHAVRSSDFYMLGHGGIYLSGGDRKTLTPAGHVAENNHLHHLGLRKKTYAAGIHIGAYGGTDAVGCRAAHNLIHDLPHAGVLYGGNDHLLEYNEVYRVVLTSGDMGAFYTYNDWTSQGNLVRYNFVHDSPRANAFYMDDGDSGDTIYGNVVYRLFYGPFIGGGHENMIMNNLIIETERAIHFDSRGVSRGYATNKNLTTRLLAAKVQEPPWSTRYPLLPKLLTARRDLPLENFITNNVTVRCKQTLHLSGKKEELQYSTVRDNLDLGTEDPSFVDAARLNFQLKSDSLIYKKLGSFKPVPFEQIGLQRDEYRTSIPPRTSGQSEDGKRGGVFDSNTDLQQSNKPVRNK from the coding sequence ATGGCAATTTCGTCAGCGGTCATGGCTGCCGATTTTTATGTCGCGCCCGGCGGGCAGGGGGCAGGGGACGGTTCCCGGGGCAGGCCGTTTGCGACACTGGAGCAGTCCCGCGACGCCATTCGGGCGCTGAAATCAGCGGGGGCCTTGCCTGTGGGGGGCGTGACGGTTTGGCTGCAACCGGGAATCCATGTGCGCTCGCAAGCCTTTGAACTGAACGCCGGAGACTCCGGCACAGCCACTGCTCCCATCGTCTATCGGGCAGCGGTCGGCAGCGAAGTGCGACTGCACGCCGGACGCCAGGTCAAGCCAACTGACTTTACTGCGGTGGTGAATCCCGCGTTGGTCAAGCGTCTCGATCCGGCGGCCCGGGGAAAGTTGGTGCAACTCAACTTGGCCGCGCTGGGCGTCGCTCACTGCGGCCCTTACCCGAAAGTGTTCAACAACGGTGGCGGGATTATCGAGTTGTACTTCAACGATCAGAACATGCCGCTCTCGCGCTGGCCTAATCAGGATTCCACCACCATGGAAAAGGTACTCGACAAGGGTGACTGGTCCAACGGGCCGACTCGGCATGGCGGGGTGTTCATCGCGCGCGAGGATCGGTTGGCGCGCTGGCCGGTGGACAAGGGTGTGTGGCTGGAAGGGTACTGGCGCGTCCCTTGGGAACCCCAGACCGTGCTCGTGAAATCCATCAATGCGGCCAATCGTGAGATCACCTTCGCCGAACCGGTCAACGCCGGCATTGGCAGCAAATACGCCAAGGCCGGGGAGAAAGGCGACGGCAAGGAACCATGGTGCGCAGTGAACCTCTTGGAGGAAATTGATCAGCCTGGGGAATGGTGCATTGACTTCAATTCCAAGACCCTGTTCTTCTGGCCGCCGGGCGACTTGAGTCGCGCCAATATTTATGTGAGCGATCTTGATCAGCCGCTGATCATTCTGAAGGAGGTCTCACACGTGACCTTGCGCGGGTTTGTGGTGGAAGGCGGGATGAATAACGGGGTGGAGATCAGCGGCGGCGCCAGCAACCTGGTGGCTGGTTGCACGTTCCGCAATCTCGCCGGTTCCGGAGTGACGGTGCGTGGCGGCCTTGGGCACGCGGTGCGCAGCTCAGATTTCTACATGCTCGGGCACGGCGGTATTTACCTGAGTGGCGGCGACCGCAAGACGCTGACTCCCGCAGGCCACGTTGCGGAAAATAACCACCTGCATCACTTGGGGCTGCGCAAGAAAACCTATGCGGCCGGGATTCACATCGGGGCCTACGGCGGCACCGATGCGGTGGGCTGCCGCGCGGCGCATAATCTGATTCATGACCTGCCGCACGCCGGAGTGCTGTACGGCGGGAATGATCACCTGCTCGAATATAATGAAGTGTATCGCGTCGTGCTCACCTCGGGCGATATGGGCGCGTTCTATACCTACAACGACTGGACCAGTCAGGGCAACCTGGTGCGTTATAATTTCGTCCATGACAGCCCGCGCGCGAACGCCTTTTACATGGATGACGGGGATAGCGGTGACACCATTTATGGCAACGTGGTCTATCGGTTGTTTTATGGGCCGTTCATTGGCGGCGGCCATGAGAACATGATTATGAACAACCTGATCATCGAAACCGAGCGCGCCATTCACTTTGATTCGCGCGGCGTCTCCCGTGGCTATGCCACCAATAAGAATCTCACCACCCGCTTGCTGGCCGCCAAAGTCCAGGAACCGCCTTGGAGTACCCGCTACCCGCTGTTGCCAAAGCTGCTCACCGCCCGCCGCGATCTGCCGCTCGAAAATTTTATCACCAACAACGTGACCGTGCGCTGCAAACAGACCCTGCACTTGAGCGGGAAAAAGGAGGAACTTCAGTACAGCACGGTTCGCGATAACCTGGACTTGGGGACCGAAGATCCGAGCTTTGTGGATGCCGCCAGGCTCAACTTTCAACTCAAGAGCGATTCACTCATCTATAAAAAGCTGGGGTCCTTCAAGCCGGTTCCCTTTGAGCAGATCGGCCTGCAACGCGACGAATACCGCACCAGCATCCCGCCCCGCACCAGCGGCCAGAGTGAGGACGGCAAGCGCGGAGGTGTTTTTGATTCCAACACCGATCTCCAGCAGTCGAATAAGCCGGTCAGGAACAAATAG